A genome region from Conger conger chromosome 16, fConCon1.1, whole genome shotgun sequence includes the following:
- the LOC133114752 gene encoding mitochondrial Rho GTPase 2-like isoform X1, translating into MKRDVRILLLGEPKVGKTSLIMSLVGEEFPGEVPLRAEEITIPADVTPEKVPTHIVDYSASEQAEEELREEISRANVVCVVYDVTQEDTIEKIQTKWIPIVNGGVEKGDKLPIILVGNKSDLRSGGAMESILPIMNQFSEIETCVECSAKNLKNISEMFYYAQKAVLHPTAPLYDPEGKQLRPMCVQALSRIFTICDQDNDGILSDLELNRFQRFCFGSPLAPQALEDVKAVVWKNASGGVRGHGLTLSGFLFLNMLFIQRGRHETTWTILRKFGYSDTLELTDDFLHPKLQVPVGCTTELNHLGHQFLQRLFEKFDEDRDSALSPAELKKLFGALPRMPWGEDVYMAVPTNQNGFITLHGFLCQWTLMAYLDVQRCLEYLGYLGYPFLSHQESQTTAVTVTRKKSIDLEKGQTQRTVFLCKVIGAHGTGKTSFLQAFLGCSRSKQKNDTGAFSHYTINTVQVNNQEKCLILCEVDVDRALKASDASCDVACLMYDVSNPSSFSYCASVYERYYRDSSIPCVLVASKADHPEQKQHHGLSPAEFCSKHRLPPPLPFSCPGQDAPSTTVYSNLAQAAMFPHLSGSDVSSISPWLKVSLGTAVLSFLGFSLYRALTRQK; encoded by the exons ATGAAGCGAGACGTCAGAATACTGCTGTTGGGAGAGC CCAAGGTGGGGAAAACATCGCTCATTATGTCACTGGTAGGAGAGGAGTTTCCTGGAGAG GTACCCTTGCGTGCAGAAGAGATCACCATCCCTGCTGATGTCACCCCTGAAAAGGTGCCGACGCACATCGTCGACTACTCAG CAAGTGAGCAGGCAGAAGAGGAGTTGCGAGAGGAGATCTCCAGG GCTAACGTGGTGTGCGTGGTGTATGACGTCACTCAGGAGGACACCATTGAGAAG ATCCAAACAAAATGGATCCCTATTGTGAACGGAGGCGTGGAGAAAGGAGACAA gctgcccatCATTCTGGTGGGGAACAAGTCAGACCTGCGTTCTGGGGGCGCCATGGAGTCCATCCTGCCCATCATGAACCAGTTCTCTGAGATCGAGACCTGTGTGGAG TGTTCTGCCAAGAACCTGAAAAACATCTCGGAGATGTTCTACTACGCTCAGAAGGCTGTTCTGCATCCCACTGCTCCACTGTACGACCCTGAAGGCAAACAG CTAAGACCCATGTGTGTTCAAGCCCTGAGTCGAATCTTCACCATCTGTGACCAAGATAATGACGGGATACTCAGTGACCTCGAACTGAACCGCTTCCAG AGGTTTTGTTTTGGGAGCCCCCTGGCGCCCCAGGCCCTGGAGGACGTGAAGGCGGTGGTGTGGAAGAACGCCAGCGGTGGAGTGCGGGGACACGGACTGACACTGTCCG GCTTCCTCTTCCTCAACATGCTGTTCATCCAGAGGGGCCGGCACGAGACCACCTGGACCATCCTGAGGAAGTTCGGCTACAGCGACACGCTGGAGCTAACGGACGACTTCCTCCACCCCAA GCTGCAGGTTCCTGTTGGCTGCACCACGGAGCTCAACCACCTCGGCCATCAGTTCCTCCAGAGACTTTTTGAGAAATTCGATGAG gacAGGGACtcggctctctctcccgctgaGCTGAAGAAGCTGTTTGGTGCGTTGCCTCGCATGCCCTGGGGCGAGGATGTGTACATGGCAGTTCCCACCAACCAAAACGGCTTCATCACGTTGCACGGGTTCCTGTGCCAGTGGAC GTTGATGGCGTACCTGGATGTCCAGCGTTGCCTGGAGTACCTGGGTTACCTTGGATACCCTTTCCTCTCTCATCAGGAGTCCCAAACCACAGCAGTGACAG TGACGAGAAAAAAGTCCATTGACCTGGAGAAAGGGCAGACCCAGCGTACGGTTTTCCTCTGCAAGGTGATCGGTGCTCACGGCACAGGGAAGACCAGCTTCCTACAGGCCTTCCTGGGCTGCAGTCGATCA AAACAGAAGAACGACACCGGTGCCTTTTCCCACTACACAATAAACACAGTCCAGGTCAACAACCAGGAAAAGTGCCTTATT ctGTGTGAGGTAGATGTGGACAGAGCGTTGAAGGCCTCAGACGCATCCTGTGATGTAGCCTGCCTCATGTACGACGTCTCCAACCCCAGCTCCTTCAGCTACTGTGCCAGCGTCTACGAG AGGTACTACAGGGACAGCAGCATCCCCTGTGTGCTGGTGGCCTCTAAGGCCGACCATCCCGAGCAGAAGCAGCACCACGGCCTCTCGCCCGCAGAGTTCTGCTCCAAGCACCGGCTCCCACcgcccctccccttctcctgcCCCGGCCAGGACGCTCCCAGCACCACCGTGTACTCCAATCTGGCCCAGGCGGCCATGTTCCC ACATCTGAGTGGCTCAGACGTGAGCTCCATTTCTCCCTGGTTGAAAGTATCGCTGGGTACAGCTGTGCTGTCGTTCCTGGGCTTCTCGCTGTACAGAGCGCTCACCAGACAGAAATAA
- the LOC133114752 gene encoding mitochondrial Rho GTPase 2-like isoform X2: protein MESILPIMNQFSEIETCVECSAKNLKNISEMFYYAQKAVLHPTAPLYDPEGKQLRPMCVQALSRIFTICDQDNDGILSDLELNRFQRFCFGSPLAPQALEDVKAVVWKNASGGVRGHGLTLSGFLFLNMLFIQRGRHETTWTILRKFGYSDTLELTDDFLHPKLQVPVGCTTELNHLGHQFLQRLFEKFDEDRDSALSPAELKKLFGALPRMPWGEDVYMAVPTNQNGFITLHGFLCQWTLMAYLDVQRCLEYLGYLGYPFLSHQESQTTAVTVTRKKSIDLEKGQTQRTVFLCKVIGAHGTGKTSFLQAFLGCSRSKQKNDTGAFSHYTINTVQVNNQEKCLILCEVDVDRALKASDASCDVACLMYDVSNPSSFSYCASVYERYYRDSSIPCVLVASKADHPEQKQHHGLSPAEFCSKHRLPPPLPFSCPGQDAPSTTVYSNLAQAAMFPHLSGSDVSSISPWLKVSLGTAVLSFLGFSLYRALTRQK from the exons ATGGAGTCCATCCTGCCCATCATGAACCAGTTCTCTGAGATCGAGACCTGTGTGGAG TGTTCTGCCAAGAACCTGAAAAACATCTCGGAGATGTTCTACTACGCTCAGAAGGCTGTTCTGCATCCCACTGCTCCACTGTACGACCCTGAAGGCAAACAG CTAAGACCCATGTGTGTTCAAGCCCTGAGTCGAATCTTCACCATCTGTGACCAAGATAATGACGGGATACTCAGTGACCTCGAACTGAACCGCTTCCAG AGGTTTTGTTTTGGGAGCCCCCTGGCGCCCCAGGCCCTGGAGGACGTGAAGGCGGTGGTGTGGAAGAACGCCAGCGGTGGAGTGCGGGGACACGGACTGACACTGTCCG GCTTCCTCTTCCTCAACATGCTGTTCATCCAGAGGGGCCGGCACGAGACCACCTGGACCATCCTGAGGAAGTTCGGCTACAGCGACACGCTGGAGCTAACGGACGACTTCCTCCACCCCAA GCTGCAGGTTCCTGTTGGCTGCACCACGGAGCTCAACCACCTCGGCCATCAGTTCCTCCAGAGACTTTTTGAGAAATTCGATGAG gacAGGGACtcggctctctctcccgctgaGCTGAAGAAGCTGTTTGGTGCGTTGCCTCGCATGCCCTGGGGCGAGGATGTGTACATGGCAGTTCCCACCAACCAAAACGGCTTCATCACGTTGCACGGGTTCCTGTGCCAGTGGAC GTTGATGGCGTACCTGGATGTCCAGCGTTGCCTGGAGTACCTGGGTTACCTTGGATACCCTTTCCTCTCTCATCAGGAGTCCCAAACCACAGCAGTGACAG TGACGAGAAAAAAGTCCATTGACCTGGAGAAAGGGCAGACCCAGCGTACGGTTTTCCTCTGCAAGGTGATCGGTGCTCACGGCACAGGGAAGACCAGCTTCCTACAGGCCTTCCTGGGCTGCAGTCGATCA AAACAGAAGAACGACACCGGTGCCTTTTCCCACTACACAATAAACACAGTCCAGGTCAACAACCAGGAAAAGTGCCTTATT ctGTGTGAGGTAGATGTGGACAGAGCGTTGAAGGCCTCAGACGCATCCTGTGATGTAGCCTGCCTCATGTACGACGTCTCCAACCCCAGCTCCTTCAGCTACTGTGCCAGCGTCTACGAG AGGTACTACAGGGACAGCAGCATCCCCTGTGTGCTGGTGGCCTCTAAGGCCGACCATCCCGAGCAGAAGCAGCACCACGGCCTCTCGCCCGCAGAGTTCTGCTCCAAGCACCGGCTCCCACcgcccctccccttctcctgcCCCGGCCAGGACGCTCCCAGCACCACCGTGTACTCCAATCTGGCCCAGGCGGCCATGTTCCC ACATCTGAGTGGCTCAGACGTGAGCTCCATTTCTCCCTGGTTGAAAGTATCGCTGGGTACAGCTGTGCTGTCGTTCCTGGGCTTCTCGCTGTACAGAGCGCTCACCAGACAGAAATAA